One stretch of Harmonia axyridis chromosome 1, icHarAxyr1.1, whole genome shotgun sequence DNA includes these proteins:
- the LOC123688957 gene encoding uncharacterized protein LOC123688957, with translation MDQQALCSICDTVLINDTDTVVSVKERGLKKLIEKSIEKEDRKSELWLGKIEVSFHEKCRKSYPMSTSSIKRKSKLSTDPSSSHFTSSVVGPSILPASTSTNLNFDFVNLCFFCKMSLDRKHKRVHLIANKYTQDQILDIARRQNDEFSTELIKRIKDINLVDCKASYHHKCYVNFNKLVKEPKISTLKEQTARIFNQICKHIEESCQYTFSLRELKDIMGDDPLSNFVLFRMLKEKYKDDIFISHHRGKEPMIYYKTFDISNVMIPIMSNAEPAPKELIDKVSCSCKTNCLSARCGCKKSGLKCNKFCKSCQGQSCDNASARSFNLEDDENEDKEDEERDDSDDENDDDGNVYEDENDGEEETTVKDGEQENEAICTGRKTVKNTRSKVSTQKNQLCISKM, from the exons atggatcaacaagcattatgcagtatttgtgacacagttttgatcaatgacaccgacactgttgtttcagtgaaagagagaggattaaaaaagttgattgagaaaagcattgagaAGGAAGACAGAAAAAGCGAGTTATGGCTCGGAAAGATTGAAGtaagttttcatgaaaaatgtagGAAGTCGTATCCTATGTCTACCTCTTCAATtaagagaaaatcaaaattatctacTGATCCATCTTCATCACATTTTACATCATCTGTAGTTGGACCAAGTATACTACCAGCGTCAACttcaacaaatttgaattttgattttgtaaatctatgttttttttgtaaaatgtcaTTGGATCGCAAACATAAACGGGTCCATTTGATAGCTAATAAGTACACACAAGACCAGATACTGGATATTGCCAGGAGGCAAAATGATGAGTTTAGTACTGAATTGATTAAACGCATTAAAGACATCAACCTAGTTGACTGTAAAGCTAGTTATCATCATAAATGCTACGTGAATTTTAATAAGCTCGTGAAGGAACCAAAAATCTCTACCCTTAAAGAACAAACAGCtaggatttttaatcaaatttgcAAACACATTGAAGAAAGCTGTCAGTATACATTTAGTTTGCGGGAACTAAAAGATATCATGGGAGATGATCCCTTGAgtaactttgttttatttcgaatgttgaaagaaaaatataaagatgatatcttcatatcTCATCATCGAGGTAAGGAACCAATGATCTATTATAAAACATTCGATATTTCTAATGTGATGATACCTATCATGTCAAACGCGGAACCAGCACCAAAGGAGTTAATAGATAAA GTTTCTTGTAGCTGTAAAACGAATTGTTTATCAGCTCGATGTGGTTGCAAAAAAAGTGgtttaaaatgcaataaattttgtaaaagttgccaaggccaaagctgtgaTAACGCTTCTGCAAGATCGTTTAATCTTGAGgatgatgaaaatgaagataaagaagatgaagaaagagatgatagtgatgatgaaaatgatgatgatggaAATGTTTATGAGGATGAAAATGATGGTGAAGAAGAAACTACTGTCAAAGACGGAGAACAAGAAAATGAAGCTATATGTACAGGACGTAAAACTGTTAAAAACACTCGTTCAAAAGTATCCACACAAAAG AACCAATTGTGCATCAGCAAGATGTAG